The following are encoded in a window of Staphylospora marina genomic DNA:
- a CDS encoding ABC transporter permease: MISLVHNEMVKMVRKRRIWVVTLILLVLIPIFTYGQFRSVQNTVRQLGTSDWRAVLQQQIIDQQNRLSSSRTPEEWKAFIRLNIQQQQYYLDHDINPAAPGAPTFVRNFAEQAVSLFLPLLVVVMAADIVSSEHSGGTIKLLLTRPVRRWKILTAKYLALILCVSLMVGLTILTGYLLSGVIFGYGGWDLPVLIGFQEQNGQLLTDHVHLIPQWKYILMSYGLAWFSCLAVATISFMVSVLVRSTAASMGIMLAAVISGSLLGQLAPSWQDLKYLAFTNLRLTDYLAGRPVLVEGMDLSFSLTVLSVWSLVSLAIAFAVFTRRDVLA; this comes from the coding sequence TTGATTAGCCTCGTTCACAACGAAATGGTGAAAATGGTGAGAAAACGGCGCATCTGGGTGGTCACGCTGATTCTGCTGGTGCTCATTCCGATCTTCACGTACGGGCAATTCCGTTCCGTGCAGAACACGGTCCGGCAACTGGGAACATCCGATTGGCGGGCCGTGTTGCAGCAGCAAATCATTGACCAGCAGAACCGTCTCTCCTCCAGCCGCACGCCGGAAGAATGGAAAGCTTTCATCCGGCTGAACATCCAGCAACAGCAATATTACCTGGATCATGACATCAATCCGGCCGCCCCCGGTGCTCCCACGTTCGTCAGAAATTTCGCCGAGCAAGCCGTCTCCCTGTTTCTGCCCTTGCTCGTGGTGGTGATGGCCGCCGACATCGTTTCCTCGGAACATTCGGGCGGAACGATCAAGCTGTTGCTCACTCGCCCCGTACGCCGATGGAAAATCTTGACGGCCAAGTATCTGGCCCTGATCCTGTGCGTTTCCCTGATGGTCGGGCTCACCATATTGACCGGCTATCTTCTCTCGGGGGTGATCTTCGGATACGGAGGATGGGATCTGCCGGTTCTCATCGGTTTCCAGGAGCAAAACGGCCAGTTGCTGACCGATCATGTTCACCTGATTCCCCAATGGAAATACATCCTGATGAGCTACGGACTGGCCTGGTTTTCCTGTCTGGCCGTGGCCACCATTTCGTTCATGGTATCCGTTCTGGTCCGCAGCACCGCGGCCAGCATGGGCATCATGTTGGCGGCGGTGATCTCCGGAAGTTTGCTCGGACAACTGGCGCCGTCTTGGCAAGACCTGAAATACCTGGCATTCACCAATTTGCGACTCACCGACTATCTGGCCGGAAGACCCGTGCTCGTGGAAGGAATGGATCTTTCTTTCTCACTGACGGTCCTCTCTGTCTGGTCGCTGGTGAGCCTGGCCATCGCCTTCGCCGTGTTCACCCGCCGTGATGTACTGGCCTGA
- a CDS encoding ABC transporter ATP-binding protein, with product MTDHAPVLSVRRLSKRIGDREIVKDVSFEVQRGEIFGFLGPNGAGKTTTIRMLVGLIRPTSGEIRIGGYDLSREFLKAIRHVGCIVENPELYPYLTGYENLELFSRMAEDIPRSRIDEVVERVELTERIHEPVKTYSLGMRQRLGIAQALLAEPRLLILDEPTNGLDPAGIRELRTFIRRLSREEGISVFISSHILHEVQLMCDRVAIIHDGTVVHTGRVDELLTGKERVQWLLHPAEKGADLLRLQAFVSRVDMKDDRTVIAHMPPEKAADANRMLLDEGIRVEAIRPLTPTLEDIFLELTGGVHVD from the coding sequence GTGACGGATCATGCGCCCGTTCTGTCCGTCCGCCGACTCTCTAAGCGGATCGGCGATCGCGAAATCGTCAAAGACGTGTCTTTTGAAGTGCAGCGTGGGGAGATCTTCGGCTTTCTCGGTCCCAACGGCGCGGGAAAAACCACCACGATCCGCATGTTGGTCGGACTCATTCGCCCCACGTCCGGTGAAATTCGGATCGGAGGGTACGATCTGTCCCGCGAGTTTTTGAAAGCGATCCGACATGTGGGCTGCATCGTGGAAAATCCGGAGCTCTATCCGTACCTGACGGGGTATGAAAACCTGGAGTTGTTCTCGCGCATGGCAGAGGACATTCCACGCTCCAGAATCGATGAAGTGGTGGAACGGGTGGAGCTGACCGAAAGGATTCATGAACCGGTCAAAACCTACTCTCTCGGAATGAGACAACGGTTGGGGATCGCCCAGGCACTCTTGGCGGAACCGCGCCTGCTCATCCTGGATGAGCCGACCAACGGACTGGATCCGGCGGGCATTCGCGAGCTCAGGACTTTCATCCGTCGTCTGTCCAGGGAAGAAGGGATCAGCGTGTTCATCTCCAGTCACATCCTGCATGAAGTCCAATTGATGTGCGACCGGGTGGCGATCATCCATGACGGCACCGTGGTTCACACCGGACGCGTGGACGAGCTCCTTACCGGAAAGGAGCGCGTGCAGTGGTTGCTGCATCCTGCCGAAAAAGGCGCCGATCTGCTGCGCTTGCAAGCGTTTGTCAGCCGGGTGGACATGAAAGACGACCGCACGGTCATCGCCCACATGCCACCCGAAAAGGCCGCCGATGCCAACCGGATGTTGCTGGATGAGGGAATCCGGGTTGAAGCCATTCGGCCGCTCACCCCCACACTGGAAGACATCTTCCTCGAACTGACGGGAGGTGTTCACGTTGATTAG
- a CDS encoding GDSL-type esterase/lipase family protein: MKPYKRLDVLVSTVLSLLAFLILAGGFVLAVHSLTNPPKSNLASKPEASPTTATPPAGMLLGLGDSLTRGIGDSQGQGYFGIVKEELSKSSGGSFSAVNLAVQGSTSEDLLRQVREKRVKQLVKEAGKIVITIGGNDLFRSSGRLARIDEQEAEKARLRYRENLSAILSELRSSNPQAPVFLLGLYNPFGDVADAETSSRLVASWNHTMNEVASRFEKVVVVPTHDLFQLNPGAYLYTDHFHPNRPGYERMADRLLQVLESPSAEVKR; this comes from the coding sequence ATGAAACCGTACAAGAGATTGGATGTGCTCGTCTCCACCGTCCTTTCCTTGCTTGCGTTCCTGATCCTGGCCGGGGGGTTTGTCCTGGCCGTCCACAGCCTGACGAACCCGCCGAAAAGCAACCTCGCATCCAAGCCGGAGGCAAGTCCGACGACCGCCACCCCCCCGGCCGGCATGCTGCTCGGACTCGGAGATTCCCTCACCCGCGGAATCGGTGATTCGCAGGGTCAAGGATATTTCGGCATCGTGAAGGAAGAGTTGTCGAAATCGAGTGGCGGTTCCTTCAGTGCCGTCAATCTGGCCGTACAAGGTTCCACTTCCGAAGACCTGCTTCGCCAAGTGCGGGAAAAGCGGGTGAAACAGCTGGTGAAGGAGGCGGGCAAGATCGTCATCACCATCGGCGGAAACGATTTGTTCCGCAGCAGCGGACGCTTGGCCCGCATCGATGAACAAGAGGCGGAAAAAGCCCGCCTTCGTTATCGGGAAAACCTTTCTGCCATCCTGAGCGAGCTTCGGTCATCCAATCCGCAAGCTCCCGTATTTCTCCTCGGGCTGTACAATCCGTTCGGAGACGTCGCCGATGCCGAAACGTCTTCCCGGCTGGTGGCCTCTTGGAATCACACGATGAACGAGGTCGCCTCACGATTTGAAAAAGTGGTGGTCGTCCCCACCCATGACCTGTTCCAACTGAACCCCGGGGCTTATTTGTACACCGACCATTTTCATCCCAACCGCCCGGGATACGAGCGGATGGCCGATCGTCTTCTTCAGGTGCTCGAATCCCCCTCCGCGGAGGTGAAACGATAA